The proteins below are encoded in one region of Streptomyces cyanogenus:
- a CDS encoding succinate dehydrogenase/fumarate reductase iron-sulfur subunit — MSSYEARFKVWRGDEQGGGLEDFTVEVNDGEVVLDIVHRLQATQAPDLAVRWNCKAGKCGSCSAEINGRPRLMCMTRMSVFDRAETITITPLRAFPVIRDLVTDVGFNYQKAREVPAFVPPAGLGPGEYRMFQEDVDRPQEFRKCIECFLCQNTCHVVRDHEENKRAFAGPRYLMRVAELDMHPLDAAAETGLDRGRTAQDDHGLGYCNITKCCTEVCPEGIRITDNALIPLKERAVDRKYDPLVWLGSKIRRRSAADRAPAED, encoded by the coding sequence GTGAGCAGCTACGAAGCCCGCTTCAAGGTGTGGCGGGGCGACGAACAGGGCGGCGGCCTGGAGGACTTCACGGTCGAGGTGAACGACGGTGAGGTGGTCCTGGACATCGTCCACCGCCTCCAGGCCACCCAGGCGCCCGACCTGGCCGTGCGCTGGAACTGCAAGGCGGGCAAATGCGGTTCGTGCTCGGCGGAGATCAACGGCCGCCCGCGGCTGATGTGCATGACCCGTATGTCGGTCTTCGACCGGGCGGAGACGATCACGATCACCCCGCTGCGCGCCTTCCCGGTCATCCGGGACCTGGTGACGGACGTCGGTTTCAACTACCAGAAGGCACGGGAGGTCCCGGCGTTCGTGCCGCCCGCCGGTCTGGGTCCGGGCGAGTACCGCATGTTCCAGGAGGACGTGGACCGTCCGCAGGAGTTCCGCAAGTGCATCGAGTGCTTCCTGTGCCAGAACACCTGCCACGTGGTGCGCGACCACGAGGAGAACAAGCGGGCGTTCGCCGGCCCGCGGTACCTGATGCGGGTCGCCGAACTCGACATGCACCCGCTGGACGCGGCGGCCGAGACCGGCCTGGACCGCGGGCGCACCGCCCAGGACGACCACGGCCTCGGCTACTGCAACATCACCAAGTGCTGCACGGAGGTCTGTCCCGAGGGCATCAGGATCACCGACAACGCCCTGATCCCGCTGAAGGAACGCGCGGTCGACCGCAAGTACGACCCGCTGGTGTGGCTGGGCTCGAAGATCAGGAGGCGGTCCGCAGCAGATCGAGCGCCCGCCGAAGATTGA
- a CDS encoding phosphotransferase family protein, with protein sequence MTPARAHLTRDDLTPLARAALGRRPTAVTRLRGGSRKGVYRLALDDDTTAIAYVWSPEEDYWGGPEPDLRDTFAHASGIDLFLAAHQRLTGLGVRVPRLLFADEDAVHLPAATAVVEDVRGGSLERLLRDDPAAARVPLARLAGMLGALRECTSAGHGKAALVERGGTAYGGSCEQAVADRAVRDVAAAAERDPRVRAARRALTERVRELRAAVAPRARTSLVHGELGPDHVLVTHDGDPALIDIEGLMYFDAEWEHAFLELRFGPAYDVLRTAGLDQDRMALYRLAMHLGLVAGPLRLLDGDFPERQVMLDIAEFNLRRALDLLRTAS encoded by the coding sequence ATGACGCCTGCCCGCGCCCACCTCACCCGCGACGACCTCACCCCGCTCGCCCGCGCCGCCCTCGGCCGCAGGCCCACCGCTGTCACCCGGCTGCGCGGCGGCTCCAGGAAGGGCGTCTACCGGCTCGCCCTCGACGACGACACGACCGCGATCGCGTACGTCTGGTCCCCCGAGGAGGACTACTGGGGCGGGCCCGAGCCCGACCTCCGCGACACCTTCGCGCACGCCTCCGGCATCGACCTGTTCCTGGCGGCCCACCAACGCCTCACCGGACTCGGCGTCCGCGTCCCGCGGCTGCTGTTCGCCGACGAGGACGCCGTCCACCTGCCCGCGGCCACGGCGGTCGTCGAGGACGTCCGGGGCGGCAGCCTGGAGCGGCTGCTGCGCGACGACCCGGCCGCGGCCCGGGTGCCGCTGGCGCGGCTGGCCGGGATGCTCGGCGCGCTGCGGGAGTGCACGTCCGCCGGGCACGGCAAGGCCGCCCTGGTGGAGCGGGGCGGGACGGCCTACGGCGGATCCTGCGAGCAGGCCGTCGCCGACCGGGCGGTCCGGGACGTCGCGGCCGCCGCCGAGCGGGACCCCCGGGTGCGCGCGGCGCGCCGGGCGCTGACGGAGCGGGTCCGGGAGCTGCGGGCCGCCGTCGCGCCGCGCGCCCGCACCTCCCTCGTGCACGGCGAACTCGGTCCGGACCATGTTCTGGTGACCCACGACGGTGATCCGGCGCTCATCGACATCGAAGGGCTGATGTACTTCGACGCCGAGTGGGAGCACGCCTTCCTCGAACTCCGCTTCGGGCCCGCCTACGACGTGCTGCGCACCGCCGGCCTCGACCAGGACCGGATGGCGCTGTACCGGCTCGCGATGCACCTCGGTCTGGTCGCCGGGCCGCTGCGGCTGCTCGACGGCGACTTCCCGGAGCGGCAGGTCATGCTGGACATCGCGGAGTTCAATCTTCGGCGGGCGCTCGATCTGCTGCGGACCGCCTCCTGA
- a CDS encoding fumarate reductase/succinate dehydrogenase flavoprotein subunit produces MSVVDRQEWDVVVVGAGGAGLRAAIEARERGARTAVICKSLFGKAHTVMAEGGIAAAMANANEHDNWQVHFRDTMRGGKFLNQWRMAELHAQEAPDRVWELETWGALFDRTKDGRISQRNFGGHEYPRLAHVGDRTGLELIRTLQQKIVALQQEDFKETGDYESRLKVFQECTVTRVLKDGERVSGVFAYDRETGRFFVLEAPAVVVATGGIGKSFKVTSNSWEYTGDGHALALLAGAPLLNMEFVQFHPTGMVWPPSVKGILVTESVRGDGGVLRNSEGKRFMFDYVPDVFKDKYAESEQEADRWYEDPDNNRRPPELLPRDEVARAINAEVKAGRGSPHGGVFLDVSTRMPAEVIRRRLPSMYHQFKELADVDITAEAMEVGPTCHYVMGGIAVDSDTAAARGVPGLYAAGEVAGGMHGSNRLGGNSLSDLLVFGRRAGWHAAEYAQGLAGRRPPVDDAQVDTAAAEALRPFSAQAQDDGAAGPPENPYTLHQELQQAMNDLVGIIRRESEMEQALHKLAELRARARRAGVEGHRQFNPGWHLALDLRNMLLVSECVARAALERTESRGGHTREDHPTMDRAWRNVNLLCTLADPTGGLAATDPARGQIRLARETTDPIRPDLLALFEKEELVKYLAEEELYE; encoded by the coding sequence ATGTCCGTGGTCGACCGGCAGGAGTGGGACGTCGTCGTGGTCGGTGCCGGCGGCGCCGGGCTGCGGGCCGCGATCGAGGCGCGCGAGCGGGGCGCCCGTACGGCGGTGATCTGCAAGTCGCTGTTCGGCAAGGCGCACACCGTGATGGCCGAGGGCGGCATCGCGGCGGCGATGGCCAACGCCAACGAGCACGACAACTGGCAGGTCCACTTCCGCGACACCATGCGCGGCGGCAAGTTCCTCAACCAGTGGCGGATGGCCGAGCTGCACGCGCAGGAGGCCCCCGACCGGGTGTGGGAGCTGGAGACCTGGGGCGCGCTGTTCGACCGTACGAAGGACGGCCGGATCTCACAGCGCAACTTCGGCGGCCACGAGTACCCGCGGCTGGCCCATGTGGGCGACCGCACCGGTCTGGAGCTGATCCGCACGCTCCAGCAGAAGATCGTCGCGCTCCAGCAGGAGGACTTCAAGGAGACCGGGGACTACGAGTCCCGGCTGAAGGTCTTCCAGGAGTGCACGGTCACCAGGGTCCTCAAGGACGGCGAGCGGGTGAGTGGTGTCTTCGCCTACGACCGCGAGACCGGCCGCTTCTTCGTCCTCGAAGCCCCCGCCGTGGTCGTCGCCACCGGTGGCATCGGCAAGTCGTTCAAGGTCACGTCGAACTCGTGGGAGTACACGGGCGACGGCCACGCGCTGGCGCTCCTGGCCGGCGCGCCGCTGCTGAACATGGAGTTCGTGCAGTTCCACCCGACCGGCATGGTCTGGCCGCCGTCGGTCAAGGGCATCCTCGTCACCGAGTCGGTGCGCGGGGACGGCGGGGTGCTGCGGAACTCCGAGGGCAAGCGGTTCATGTTCGACTACGTCCCGGACGTCTTCAAGGACAAGTACGCCGAGTCGGAGCAGGAGGCCGACCGGTGGTACGAGGACCCCGACAACAACCGGCGCCCGCCGGAGCTGCTCCCCCGCGACGAGGTGGCCCGCGCGATCAACGCCGAGGTCAAGGCGGGCCGGGGCTCGCCGCACGGCGGGGTCTTCCTGGACGTGTCGACCCGGATGCCCGCCGAGGTGATCCGGCGCCGGCTGCCGTCCATGTACCACCAGTTCAAGGAGCTGGCGGACGTCGACATCACGGCCGAGGCGATGGAGGTCGGGCCGACCTGCCACTACGTCATGGGCGGCATCGCGGTCGACTCCGACACGGCGGCGGCCCGCGGGGTGCCCGGGCTGTACGCGGCCGGTGAGGTGGCCGGCGGCATGCACGGCTCCAACCGGCTCGGCGGCAACTCCCTGTCCGACCTGCTGGTCTTCGGCCGCCGCGCCGGCTGGCACGCGGCCGAGTACGCGCAGGGGCTGGCGGGCCGGCGGCCCCCGGTGGACGACGCCCAGGTCGACACGGCCGCGGCGGAGGCCCTGCGGCCCTTCTCCGCACAGGCGCAGGACGACGGCGCGGCGGGCCCCCCGGAGAACCCGTACACCCTGCACCAGGAACTCCAGCAGGCCATGAACGACCTGGTCGGCATCATCCGCCGCGAGAGCGAGATGGAGCAGGCCCTGCACAAGCTGGCCGAGCTGCGGGCCCGGGCCCGGCGGGCCGGTGTCGAGGGCCACCGCCAGTTCAACCCGGGCTGGCACCTCGCCCTCGACCTCAGGAACATGCTGCTGGTCAGCGAGTGCGTGGCCCGGGCCGCGCTGGAGCGCACCGAGTCGCGCGGCGGGCACACCCGCGAGGACCATCCGACGATGGACCGGGCCTGGCGCAACGTGAACCTGCTGTGCACCCTCGCCGACCCCACCGGCGGCCTCGCCGCGACCGACCCGGCCCGGGGCCAGATCCGCCTCGCCCGCGAGACCACCGACCCCATCCGCCCGGACCTGCTCGCCCTCTTCGAGAAGGAGGAGCTGGTCAAGTACCTCGCCGAAGAGGAGCTGTACGAGTGA